CCTTCACGGGCAAACCATCAAAGTCCGCTCGCAGCATCACCGTCGGCCCCTCGCCGTTGGTCATGGCGCCCACGACGCCGCCGCCGACCTCGACAACGTCGTATCCGAGGGCAGTGAGCTTATCGACGATCACCCCCGCGTCCTCTCCTCCCTCATCGACAGCTCCGGGTGGCGGTGCAGGTCGCGGTATAGCTCCTCCTGGCTGCCCCTGACGGCGTGGTAGTGGTCGAGGACTTTCTGGCTGCTCATGCGTTCCTTTCCTAGGTGTTTTCTTTCACCTTAAGCCGCTCCTCCGGACAGTTGCGGACACGCTGAAGGTGTTACTTTTTTGACGCGTCCCCTATCTTTTCATATCCTTTTGCTATCGACTCCTATCGTTGAAAGGATTTTTCCAGCGTGAAGATCGCCCGCGTCGCCCTCGGCGTCCTTACCGCCCTGTCCTTGGCCGCCGGCCCCCTGGCCCCCGTGTCGGCTGCGCAGCCCGCGCCGAACGGGAACATCGTCACCCTCGGCGACTCCTACACCGCCAACCCCGACGAGATTCGTAATGCGCTCCGCGGCGTCCAGCTGCAATCCGTGCAGGACTACGTCAACGATTACCCCAGCACGGGCGGGTGCCTGCAGGCGCCGAACAACTGGCCGCGCAAGCTCAGCGCCGCGACCGGTGCCCCGGTGGCCGACTGGTCCTGCACCGCGCAGACCTCCCAGACCGTGCTCGGGCGCATCGACGCGGCGATTAACCACGGCGACCTCCACCCCGGCACGCGCAGCGTGGTCATCGCCGTGGGCATGAACGATTACGGCCCCTTCGGCATCGCACAAGGCTTCACCCCGTGGTTCCCCTCGACGATGCGGGACGACTACGTCCAGAACATGCGCATCGCCGCGGACAAGATCCGCGCCGTGGCACCGAACGCCAACATCGTCCTCTCGGGCTCCCTCGCGGTGTCCGAGCCGGCGCAGCCGCACATGTTCTGCCCGATCAACGTGGTCCCGGGCGCCCCGATCGGTTTCCCGCTCCCGCACCTCCAGGCGGTCGAGCACAACCAGCGGGCCGGTGCCGAAGCGATCGGTGCCGAGTTCGTGGAGATGCGCCTGCCCTCCGCGGGCCACACCGCCTGCAACCGCGATGCCTCCCAGCGCTACGTCGCCGGCGCGCTCGACACCACCACCCCCAACACGACGATGAGCCTGCACCCCTCCGACTTGGGAAGCGAGTTCATCACCCAGCGCCTCGCGCCGGTGGTGTAAGGGCGCTGCTCGCGTGCGGGGAGCAGGGTACTCACGCTGCCGCCGACGATGGCGGAGTGCCAGATACGGCGCTTCTGTGTCTGATCTGGGCGATGAATGCGTAGGGGATACCGCCCGGGCCTGCGGGCCATTCAGCGCCCTTCGGCAGGTCGGGGAGACCGCCAACCCGCGAGGAACCCAAAGGAACCTCGGCGACCTCACCAGGTTCCACCCCGATTTCCTCGATGAGGTACGCCAGCGCCTTATCCGACAAACTCTGCCGGCAGGAAAGCGGCCGCCGCGGTGGAGACTTCCTTCGTGTCCTTGAACATGGGGCCAGTGTAACGGGGGGCGAGTGGGCGCTACTCGAAGTGTGACCTGCACTCCGTGGACGTGGCGGATCATCAACCGGGTGAGGAGGGGGGGCGTCGATAAGCACCACGCGCCCACCCGTTCGATTGGTGGCCGGTCCGTGTCGGCGCCCCTTGCTAAGTTGAGTTCATGAACCGAACGACGGCGGTTGCCGACACCCTCACCATGATCCGCCTTGCGGACTCGGTCCCGGCGTGGGTGATGTTGCGCGCCAAAAACGCGCCAGCTGTACTGTCAGTGCTCAGCGCGGTGTTTCAGTCCAGTAACCGACAGGTCGCGGGCACCGAACTGACGCTAGCGGTCGACTCGCTGCTCGTTGATATTCGGGAGCAAACCGACATGGAGCTCCCCAAATCCGCCGTGGCGTACATCAACGATTGGGTCAAGGCCGGTTATCTCATCCGCCGCAGCCCGCAGGGAACACGTGATGAGTTCTACGAGCTCACTACGGACGCCCACGTGGCAATCGACTATGTCCGACAGCTGGTCAACCCGCAGCGCTCGGTAACCAAGTCCCGCCTGGACACCCTCTTCACGGGCTTGCACAGCCTGGCCGCGGAGACGGACCCCGATGAGGCGACCGCTATTCGACGCCTCGAGCAGCAGCGCGATCAGCTGCAGGCGCGCATCGAGCAGATCCGTATGAACGGGGTCGGCATCATATCTGATGCGGAGGCCGTGGAGAAGGCGCGCGAGATCCTGGCCCTGGCGAGCGATTTGCCGACGGACTTTTCCCGTGTACGGGAGGAGATCGAGGAGGTCGACAGGGATCTGCGGGAATCGATAGTCGATGAACAACTCAACGCCGGCGAGGTGTTGGACAACGTGTTTCGGGGTGTGGATCTGATTACCGAGTCCGAGGCGGGAAAAGCCTTCAACGGCTTCTACGAGGTCTTCCTCGACCCGGAGCGATCCAAGCAGTTCGACGCGACTGTCAGCTCCGTGCTGTCCCGTGATTTCGTGGACAAGCTTGATCCGCTGGAGCGAACGGAGCTGGCACAGCTGGTAGACACACTGGATACCTCCTCGGGGCAAGTCCATGACTCGATGACGGGCCTGTCCAGATCGCTGAGAAGGTTCGTGCAGTCCCGCGAGGCGGAGTCGCAGCAGGCATTGACCAGGGCGATCACTACCGCCCAGCAGCTCGCTCTCCAACTCGCGCAGCGCGGCATCAAACCCTACGAGTCCATCGAGTTCGATCTGGAGTTGACCACCCGGCAGCCGACCTCGCTGTCGAGCTGGGAACTCTACGACCCGATGGAGTACCGCATCGAGCCCAACATGGACGTCAACGAGTCGGGGGAGATCGACTTTGAGGCGATGCGCGCGAGGATCCGGGAATCCGAGATTGATTGGGAGGAGCTGCGCCGGGCAATCAATGCTGTGGTGGGCAGGAGCGGGAGGGCGTCGATAAGCGACGTGCTTTCCGCCCACCCCGCAACCCAAGGCTTGGCGAGCGTCGTGGGACTGATCAAGCTTGCGCACGACCACGGCGAGCGGGCCGACGGCACCGAGTTCCTGCACTGGCAGCGCCCAGGCGGAAAGAGTTTCCGCGCCAGGTATGCACGATTCGAATTCGGCGAAAAGATTGGACACGTTTAGATGGACAACAAGCTTCATGAGACCGACACCGGCACCCTGACCGGCCTGCAGCGCCGGGCGCTGGCGGAGCTCATCCGCGGCCCGTACGTGTCCAGCATCAAGGCACCGGAGGTGTTCCAGACTGTGTCGGGTTCGCGGGAGCTGCTCGCGCAGCAGCTGGATAATCTCTTTCTCACCCTCATCGTCGACGACAACGCAGGTGTCGCCTACACCAAGGCGTGGGACGTGGAGGTGCCTGACAAACGCGCTCTGCTGCGGAAACAGTCGCTGACGTTCATGGATACGGTGGTCATCCTGCATCTGCGCCGCGAGCTGGTGACCACCAACCCCAACGAACGCACCATCGTGGACGAGGACGAGGTGTTCGAGGCGACCCTGCCGTACCAGGGCCACGGGGGCACGGACAAGACCAACCAGCGCAAACGGTTCACCGCCTCGTGGAACAAGATGAAGACCTACTCCATCATCGTGTCCACCCCCACCGAAGGCCGCTTCGAGGTCTCCCCGGTACTGCGCATCATCTTCTCCGGCGAGGAAATCGCCGCCGTCACCGAATCATTCCGCGCACTTCTGGAGGACGAGCAATGACCGCCATCATCCCAGGCCAATTTCGACTGTCCCAGGTCCAGGTGTACAACTGGGGAACCTTCGACAACCTGCACACGGTGAACGTAGCGCGGGAAGGCTTCCTCATCACGGGCCCATCGGGGTCGGGCAAGTCCACGCTTATCGACGCCCTCTCAACCATCCTGGTGCCACCCAGCAAAGTCCGCTTCAACGCGGCTGCTGACAGTCACTCCCAGTCAGGACGAAACCTCGTCACCTACTGCCGCGGGGCGTGGCGCCGCGAGCACTCTGTCGAGGCCGACGAACTGACCCAGTCCTACCTGCGCCAGGGAGCGACCTGGAGCGGCGTGGCGCTGCGCTACGACAACGGCGCCGATGGCGTGGTCACCGCCTGCCGGCTCATGTTCCTGCCAGCGAACGCCTACTCGCGCCAGGAGATGGTGGACCTTTACCTGCTCCTTCCCCGCGAGGCGAGCCTGACGGAGTTCGAGCCCCTGGCGCTGAAGAATCTGCCTGTGACGGAGGCGAAAAAGCAGTACGCGTCCGCGCTGCACGTGAGCCGCAACCACCCCCAGTTCATTGCGGCGCTGCGCCGTGCCGTCGGAATCACCGACGAAGGGGCCTTGGATCTGCTGCACCGCACACAATCCGCAAAAACGCTCGGGGATCTCAACCACCTGATGCGCACATTCATGCTTCCGGAGCCGGAGACGTTCGCCATTGCGGAGCAGGCGGCGGAGAACTTCACGGACCTGCACACGGCGTATTCCTCTGTGGTGGATGCCCGCGAGCAGATCGAGCACCTGCTCCCGGTGCGGGTAGCGGCCGAAAAACGCTCGGACGTGGCCACCGAGCTGCTCACCGTCAACGAGGAACGCGAGCACCTCGAGCTGTTCATCAATACATGGAAGCAACGATTCGCCCAGAAGCAGCGGGCCCAACTGACGTCCGAGCTCGCGGCCATCGACGGAACCATCACCGCGGAAAACACCCGGCGCGAGGAGAATGCAGCGGAGCAGGACCGACTGCGCACCCTCATTCACGGCGCGCAGGACTCCTCGCTTGTCGCCGCAGAGGCGCGCCGCGATGCCCTGCGCGAGCAGCTGAAACGGGTGACGCAGGCCGAGACGGACTACACGGAGAGGCTGAAGGTTCTGAACGCCGCGATGCCGGGAACAGTCGACGAGTTCTCCAACCTCCGGCTGCAGCTCGAAGCAGAGCGGGACAATCTACGCCAGCAACAGGCTGACAGCGAAACCAAATTGGAGCAGGCGCAGGGGCGTGTCTACGAGCTTGTCACCATCAAGAACAACCGCATCAAGGAGCTGGAGACGCTGCGCTCGTCCGGCTCCGCGATGGACAGCCGGTTGATTGGTGCGCGGTCCCTCATCGCGCAGGTCGCGGGCGTCAGGGAGAAGGACCTTCCCTTCGTCGCGGACCTGATGAGTATGAGGCAGGGTGAAGACGCATGGCAGGGTGCTGCAGAACGTGTCATGGGTGGCTTCGCCCGGACACTTATCGTGCCGGAGGAGCTGTACGCACAGGTCTCCTCCGCGATCAACGCGACGCACCTCGGGGCGAAGGTGTCCTACACCCGATTCAGCCCCCAGCTGGAGAACCAGCGGCCGCCTTCGTTTGTGCAGGGCTCGCTGGGCCAGAAAATTGACGTCGCCGAGGGGCGGTTCCACGACTGGATTCAGACCCAGCTTTCGAAGAGTTTTGACCACCTCTGCTGCGAGACCATGGACGAGTTCCGGGCCGCCCGGCGCGCCGTCACCCGCCAGGGCTTGGTGAAACACAACCCGCACGACCACGTCAAGGATGACCGCAGCCGCGTCGAGGACAAGTCGCGGTGGGTTCTGTGGGGCAACCTGGACGACAAAATCGACGAGCTCCAGGCGGCAGTTCGCGCTGTAACGGAGAAACTCGGCGCTGCCACACGCTCGCGTGACCTGATTAAAGATGCCCTGCACACACAGCGCATCCAGCTATCCACCATTGAGCGGCTGCTCGAAACGAGGGACTTCGCCGACATCGATGTAGCCGCCACGACCGCTCAGCTTGGCGACGCTCAGCAGCTTGTCGACGATCTGACCGACGGTAACACGGAGCTAGCGGCCCTGAAGAAGCAACTCTCGTCGGCTCAGGCCGCCCGGCGGGACATAGAGAAGACTCTGGAGGAGCTTCTCGGGACCCGGGGCGGACTGCGCACCGAGCTCCAGCGGGCGGAGGCGATCCTGGAGAAGGCACGGCTGCAGGTGGGGGAGCGCGAGGTGCCGGCGGAAGTGGACGCACGGCTCGAGGAGCGTTGCCACGCGATCGATCGCTCCATCCGCGCCGACAACATCGACCGCCTTTCACACCGGCTCACCAGGGTCATTGAGGACAGGCTGGCGGCGCTGAAAGACCGTTCCAGCCGCTACGACAGCCAGCTTCGCGACGCCATGAACCGCTACCTTCTGCGCTGGCCACAACGCCAAGGCGATCTCAGTGCCGATACAGCCTGGGAGAAGGACTTCCTCAAAGAGCTTGCGCGTCTTGAGTCCGATGATCTGCCGCGCTTCGAACAGCGCTTCCGGGAGATGCTCCGCGACCAAACCCACAAGCACCTGGGAAGGTTGCGACGGCTCATCCGGGACGCGGCGACAAAGACGCGCAACTCGATTCAGATGATCAACGACTCACTGGCGGAGGTGGAATTCTACCCGGGCACGCATCTGACGATCGAGGTGCGCGAAGCGCAGCCAGCAATCACCCGGGGTTTCGTTGAGCTTCTCGACGCCGCAATGGAGGGCATAATCAACGACGCTGACCAGGAGGAAAGCGAAAAGCGCTTCCACAAACTGCGCGCGGTGATCGACGCGGTGACGGTCTCCGACAACACCTCACCGCGCGAGCGCCAGCTGCGGCTGGACACACGCGAACACGTGAAGTTCCTGGGTGTGGAGTACAGCGCCGACGGGGCGCGCGGCGCGGTCTACGACTCAGCCGAGGGCCTGTCCGGGGGCCAGGCCCAGAAGCTCTCCTCCTTCTGTCTCGCGGCGGCCTTGCGTTACCGGCTCACGGGCACCGGGATGTCCGCCTCGCAGGCTCGCAACTCGACGGTGCAGCTGGACGGGGAGATCTACCCGCGCTTTGGCACCATCGTGCTCGACGAGGCCTTCGACCGAGCCGACACCGAGTTCACCCGCGCCGCCATGGACGCCTTCCGCCAGTTCGGGTTCCACATGATCCTGGCCACCCCGGAGAAGCTACTGCAGACGGTGCAGGATTACATCGGGGGAGTGCTCATGGTCGAGTGCCCCGACCGGAAGCGCTCTCGGACAAGTTCGCTGACCATCGAAGAGGTGGCGGATGAAGACGCCTAGAGAGGTGCGCGCCCGGGCTGCGACGTTCTACTCGCGCAACCACCGCGCGTGGCTGGGCGGCGAATTCTCCGGGCTGACCATCAACCTCCAGCCCCCGACGGGCAGGGCCGCAGAGCGTGACGACGGCCTTTCGGTGCGCTCCTGGATCGACGAGTGGAATCGCAGCACCATACCCTCCGTGTGGGAGGACAAGAAGCTTGGCTACCTGGGCACCTACTCGCTACCCGCGCGCGTGGAATTGAACAATCCCGCAGCCGCCGCCCGCGTGGCCGGCGAGGAGAGGCACTGGAGCAGGATCAACACCGTGCTGGACCACGTCTGCGAAGAACTCGGAGACGACGTGCGCTCTCCATTGATCGGACGCCTCGCCGCGTGGGAGGTCTGGGACGATGTCACTGTCAACCAGTACATCGAGGTCATCAGCTGGCTGCGAACCCACGACCCCACCGACTACTACATCCGCGAACTGCCCATCTTCGGCGTTGACACAAAGTGGTTGGAGTCGCGCCGAGCCGTCGTCGAAGCCGTGGCCGGGCCGCTACAGTTCCGGCCGAAGCCCCAGATGGTGGAGCTGCGCACTCTCGACAGTGCGGGCGCGGCGAGACATTGGGCCTGCCCCGTCACAGATATCGGTGCTTTGCCTGCCGAAAAGGTGCTCATCGTGGAGAACCACCAGACCTTCCTTGCCCTGCCGAAGCTGGACAGCACCGTGGCCGTCTTCGGCGGTGGACTACACGCCCACACGCTCGCCGCGCAACTTCCAGAACTTGCCGAGGCAGACGTTCTGTACTGGGGCGACCTCGACTCCCACGGCTTGTACATCCTCGATATCGTGCGCCGCTACCTGCCTCACACCCGGTCCGTCCTCATGGATATCGACACAGCGCGCGATCACGAGGACTTGGCGGTGGAGGAACCGCAACCCAGCCGCTTCACCCCGCGACTGCTCACCCCGGCCGAGACGTTGACGCTCGAATTCCTGCGTGGTCGCTCATCAGGCGGATGCCTGCGCATCGAGCAGGAGAGAATCGTTTTCGACTACGCAGTGCAGCGTTTGCGGCGGGCTGTGCAGGGGGAGTACAGCTAGCTGCACATCGCGTAGGGTCTCATGACTGTGCGAGGCAGCCGTGACATGCCACAATGGCTGCCAAAGACGTTTCACGTGAAACATCGGGCATTACGGGGCTTGGGGCATTACGGGGCTTGCCGATGTCCGGTGCGGGTGGCAAAGCCGTCGAGAAGCGCGAGCACGGTCAAGTCCACGACCCCGCAGCGGCTTATAAGGCGGGTAAGAGTGGTTCCCACGAGCACATCACGCGACGCATTGGCATCGCTCCGCTGATGACGTCGCGCGGTGTGTGTCTCGGCCAACGCCCCTCGCTTCACCGAGCCGGTGCTCCTGAAATCTCCGTAAACGACTCGATGACCTCGACGTTTTCGCTCACATCGGCGGCATTGTCCTCCGCCGTCCACGGGGTAACGCCCTCTTCGTCCAGCTTCGACATGATCCTTTCGATCTGCTCGTTTCGATCAAGGTAATAGTCCGATTCAAATACGCGAACGAACTTCCACCCGAGCCTTTCGAGCTCTCGTTGCCGGCTTTGGTCTTGAATGGCATATTCCTCGCTGTGCCAGTAGTCGCCGTCGCATTCCACCGCCACGCGAGAATTTCTCCCCTGCACGACGAGATCGATCCGGCGCCCGTAGGTGTCGAACTGGGGTATGACGTAGTACCCGCGAAGGACCAAGTCGTTGTACACGCGCTGCTCAAATAGGGAATCGAATGGCTCCACCCTCTCGTCCGAGGGTACGGGAGCCGAGTGACGAAGCTCAGGCCGGGCCTGCGCAACACGGTAGGCGTACTCGAGCAGTTTGAAACGGACGTCGTCGTGATTGGGCAGTTCTTCCTTACCAATGGAGTGGAACAACCACACCTGGTCTTTTGCACGACTCACCGCGACGTTGTAGCGCTGGATGTACATTTCCCTGGTCAACGAGGACAGGCGCTTACCTTGCGGAGATGGAGTGACCATGGAGAGAAAGATGACGTCTCGCTCCGCGCCCTGGAAATCTGCTGGTTTTCCTACCTTCAGATCTCGGTCTGCCCAAGCGCTCGGCGGCAGAGCATCAAGCAGTCGCGATTTGATGTAGCTTTCTTGGCTCGAGGAGCTCAGAAGCGAGATGACACCAAATGTCTTCCCGTCATATCGGGGGTCATCAAGGGCTTCGATAAGGCGCGACACTAGAGCGTCCGCCTCGACCTTGTTAGCGCCCTTTTCCCCGGTCATAAACGCATTGGGAGTATGAGTGATACGGAACGGTGCAAGCCGGTCCGCCTCGACCATGCGAACGGGTTTGAGCTCAATGTTGTTCGGACGGTAGGTGAGTTCGTTGGAGAACTCGATGATCTCCGGAACGCAGCGGCGGTGTTCGTCGAGCGCAATACGGCCCCCGTAACGCATATTCGCGTCGTCGAAAAGGGACCGTTCAGGATCAACCCAGGCGTCGACATTGGCGAAGTCGTACAGGTACTGGCGCGCAATTCCTTGCAGTTGTTCACGATTTTGGCCAACTGCGGAAGGCGAAACCTGGTGGTCGTCACCAATAACCACAATTCGAGGTGCGAGATACTGCAGGAAGATGGCGTCTACACCGGCCTGAGAAGCCTCATCGACGATGACGACGTCAAACATGTTTTGCTCGAGCTCGAATTGCTCGACGACCTTGTAGATCGGCATGATCCAGACGGGCACCGCACCCTGCGCACGTCGCAAATGCTTGCGCACATCACGACGATGCCTCTCTGCGTACTTCCCCGTCCCCTTGCCTAGGCGCTTGACCGCCTGGGCATACGCCACCATGGTCTCTCGCATTTCACCATTGATGCGCTCGCTGCCGACTGCAGCAGCCCACGCTCGCTGGGCAGCCAACGTCGCAACCTTGTCGTGAATCTCCTCGTCTATCCGATGGATTTCAGCGAGAGGATCACCTTCACCTTCATCTACCCGGATGGATGCTTCGTTGCGAGCCCGGCACCAGTTTCGTGCACCCTCCGCGTCATATAGAGAAGTAGTCCACTCGCCGGTCTCGGTCGGCTGCATGAGTTTGTCCGCCACGTCTGCCGACCACACACGGATTCGAGAAAGATAGCCATCGAGCTCCTGGGCAACCAAACCCGTCTCATGGAAGGCCTCTCCCTCAGCCAGTGCCTCCTGGTAGAGACTGACGTTTCGGTCTCGGACAGCCTCCTGGTAGCGGCGCACCCATCGATGCAAAACGCCGGAATATCCTAATTCTTCGAGGGTGTGCGCTATCCGCTCGTACTCCGCTTTAGCGTGCTCGTGCTGAGCCTGCGCGTCGGCGTATTTCTCAAGTGCGGGCACGGCCTCCGCCAGCGTGTGAGCTTCCTCGCTTGAGGTCGCAAGGTCGAGCTCGCGCAAAATGTCGCGACTGGCCTTAATGCTCGACAGGGTCTGTATATATGCGGTAAAAGATTCGAGGTCAGCCTCAAGCCTGCGGAGAGTCTCTCGCGGATTGGTTGTATCAGCGTCAATATGGGGCCACTCTTCACGCAATGCAGAAAGTCCCCACTCGAACTCCACACGCGCCAGGTAGAAATCGATCGCTTCAACCGTGACCGGGGGCATGCCGTTGACACGCACGCGCTCGAAGAACGGCCCGGCTAGTTTCACGACACTCGAAGTGAATAGACCGATTTTCACGGAGCCATCGGGGCGGACCGTAATTTTATTCCCATACGCAAGATAGTCACGGAGGCTTCGAGCAATAGGCACAAATTCGTCGAGATCACAATCGGCGTTAATTCGCTGCAGACCGTCCATCCCCCCGACCATGGTGGCGAGTGCAGCAACTTTCTCACTCAACGCCGACGCTTTTTCCATCGCGCCAGCGATGTCTCGGTCACTCGAGTTCTCGCTGTATTCCCGGCTCCAAGGGCCTTCGACCTCACCCAGTTTTCGGCGTGCCGAATCATAGGACAGCACAGCGGTGCGTGCGTCCTGCCGCTGCTCAGGGTTCAATCGCTTCCAGATCGATTGGAGTCTCCGCGGGAGTGCTGAGGACAGCTCTTGCACGGCTTGTGCAGTGGAAGCGAGAGCGTCGACCCCAGCTGCGAACTTCGGCGCTGGCACAAGATTGTCCGGGCTCAGGACGTTGTCACCGCGATAGTCAAGGCGGCCGCGAACCTCACTGTTCGAGATGAGCTCATTTGTCCGTCGCACCTCGTCGGCATCCAGCGGGAAGGGAACTTCGAGGTCTTCAATCCTGACCGAATCAATCCATCCGTATCGATCCTTCTCCGCTTGAACTTTTTCGATGGCCTGGGGCAGAGGAAGAGAGTACCCCTCGACCGAGACTTGTTGCTGGGCTCGTTCAAGCTTCGATGCCCACTCCCGCAGGGTGCGGGTCCGATCCTCGTGCAATTTATCCAGGTCGTAACGAAGCGCAGTAATCGCCTCAGCGGAGTCTTCCGCATCGAAGTTGGAAGATTTCGCCTGGATAGTCGAAATCGCCGTCCTTAGCTCCGCCATTTCGCTTGTCGACGAACCCACCACCGAAACTGCAAGCTCCTGAATCTCGGCCGGCAGCTTATCCCGCAGCTCGTACAATGCGCGCTCTGTTTCCGCTGTGACTAGAACTCGCTTCCCCTGTGCTAGGAGGTGCGACAGAAGGGCGGCAGCCATGTGGGTTTTACCTGTTCCAGGAGGCCCCTGCACAATGGTGTGAGCATGGCTGTCGACGCGCTCCAATACGCGTTGTTGCTTGTCATTGAGGGGAAGCGGGCTGAATAGCTCGCCGCCGACGGTTGCCAAAGCGCCGGGGGCCGATGACGATTCAAGCTCCGGAGAAAAATTGGGGTCCACCAGAGGGCGAAGTCCCTCCGGGACCTCGTTGCCATTACCTATATCTTCCGCGATGCTCCGGAACGTGCTGGCAAGGCCCACCATACGGCGGGGGCGGAGAATCAATGCTGGCGCCCACGCGATCACAGGCTTCTTTCCAGCAGCGGGGACCGTCAACGTGTCGGCGTACTCCGCTGCGGACGCAAGACCATTCGCGGCATATTTTCCTAGTTCAGCGGATTCTTCTGGGGAAAGGGGGTCCCCCTCGAACTCCGAGACTCGCACACGCAGGTCCTCGATGAACCTGCCGTCCTCAAGGTGGTCAAGGGGGACTGCCTCAAGCTCCGCCCGCAGGGACGCCTGCTCACCCAGCGAGACTGTGATCGAGCCTTTCACCTTGTCCATTGCGGTGGTAAGTGGAACGGTGAACAAATGCCGGTCAACCTGCACCGATAGACCATCATCCCAGTGAAGCTTTCCAAGCCCGAGTACGAGTTCGAACTCATCGGATTGCTGGTTGGTCTTGGTATGAATATCGAACAGAGTGCGGTAGACCTCCATGGCGCGAGCGTCCGTCGCCCAGGCCTCCCATTGCGCCAGCCACTTTTCGGCGCGGCTGCGGTCACTCTCCGAAGGACTATTTTCTTCCCCAGGACTGCGGAGAGTAGGCCTTTTGAATGGGTTTTCCGCGTCCCCTACGACGTGGTCCTCCAGACCAGATGGCAGGTCAGGGAATTCACCGACAGTAGGTCGGTCGAATTCAAAAACGAGATCGCTCGGAGCCGACTCGTGCAGAGGCGTGGCATGGCTACCAAAGATCCCCTCGAGTTGCCGGGCGACCGCAACTTTGAGAGTCGAGGTTTGAATATCTTCCAGTAACTTCTGGAAAGTGACAACCGTTCCTCCCTTATCCGTGTATTCGGATACTTTGCGGACCGGAGTCTCTTTGAGGGACTGCACATCCGCGAGAAACTGAAATAGCCGAGAGGCCTTGTCGGAGCTATCCCCTGCCAAAATGCACCACTTTCCATGTACTAGAACGACCGACCAGCAATTGGACGCTATTGAGAATACAGCGTTTTAGGTCGCACCTCTCAGAAAACTGAAAGAGAAATTGCTGAGGATCCAAGCTAGGACCGATCAGGTTGCGCCGGTTAGCGTGGTGTATCTGTGACTGCCGGTGAGGCGCCTCATGATGGTGCACGGTGGCCATGACAGCTTCTATCGAAGCACCTGCTCCTTCTCCCCGTAAGGAAACGCCGCAACGCCCTCCGGAGACGCTTTACGCAAAACGGGCTCAAGGCGCTGTGCGACGCCCGCCGCGCGTCGCGAACTCGTCGAGAAGCGCGAGCACCTCGACCGCCCTCCACGCGCGGGAGCGCTTATCCAGCA
This is a stretch of genomic DNA from Corynebacterium auris. It encodes these proteins:
- a CDS encoding GDSL-type esterase/lipase family protein; translated protein: MKIARVALGVLTALSLAAGPLAPVSAAQPAPNGNIVTLGDSYTANPDEIRNALRGVQLQSVQDYVNDYPSTGGCLQAPNNWPRKLSAATGAPVADWSCTAQTSQTVLGRIDAAINHGDLHPGTRSVVIAVGMNDYGPFGIAQGFTPWFPSTMRDDYVQNMRIAADKIRAVAPNANIVLSGSLAVSEPAQPHMFCPINVVPGAPIGFPLPHLQAVEHNQRAGAEAIGAEFVEMRLPSAGHTACNRDASQRYVAGALDTTTPNTTMSLHPSDLGSEFITQRLAPVV
- a CDS encoding DUF1963 domain-containing protein — translated: MVLIDAPPPHPVDDPPRPRSAGHTSSSAHSPPVTLAPCSRTRRKSPPRRPLSCRQSLSDKALAYLIEEIGVEPGEVAEVPLGSSRVGGLPDLPKGAEWPAGPGGIPYAFIAQIRHRSAVSGTPPSSAAA
- a CDS encoding DUF3375 domain-containing protein gives rise to the protein MNRTTAVADTLTMIRLADSVPAWVMLRAKNAPAVLSVLSAVFQSSNRQVAGTELTLAVDSLLVDIREQTDMELPKSAVAYINDWVKAGYLIRRSPQGTRDEFYELTTDAHVAIDYVRQLVNPQRSVTKSRLDTLFTGLHSLAAETDPDEATAIRRLEQQRDQLQARIEQIRMNGVGIISDAEAVEKAREILALASDLPTDFSRVREEIEEVDRDLRESIVDEQLNAGEVLDNVFRGVDLITESEAGKAFNGFYEVFLDPERSKQFDATVSSVLSRDFVDKLDPLERTELAQLVDTLDTSSGQVHDSMTGLSRSLRRFVQSREAESQQALTRAITTAQQLALQLAQRGIKPYESIEFDLELTTRQPTSLSSWELYDPMEYRIEPNMDVNESGEIDFEAMRARIRESEIDWEELRRAINAVVGRSGRASISDVLSAHPATQGLASVVGLIKLAHDHGERADGTEFLHWQRPGGKSFRARYARFEFGEKIGHV
- a CDS encoding DUF4194 domain-containing protein: MDNKLHETDTGTLTGLQRRALAELIRGPYVSSIKAPEVFQTVSGSRELLAQQLDNLFLTLIVDDNAGVAYTKAWDVEVPDKRALLRKQSLTFMDTVVILHLRRELVTTNPNERTIVDEDEVFEATLPYQGHGGTDKTNQRKRFTASWNKMKTYSIIVSTPTEGRFEVSPVLRIIFSGEEIAAVTESFRALLEDEQ
- a CDS encoding ATP-binding protein yields the protein MTAIIPGQFRLSQVQVYNWGTFDNLHTVNVAREGFLITGPSGSGKSTLIDALSTILVPPSKVRFNAAADSHSQSGRNLVTYCRGAWRREHSVEADELTQSYLRQGATWSGVALRYDNGADGVVTACRLMFLPANAYSRQEMVDLYLLLPREASLTEFEPLALKNLPVTEAKKQYASALHVSRNHPQFIAALRRAVGITDEGALDLLHRTQSAKTLGDLNHLMRTFMLPEPETFAIAEQAAENFTDLHTAYSSVVDAREQIEHLLPVRVAAEKRSDVATELLTVNEEREHLELFINTWKQRFAQKQRAQLTSELAAIDGTITAENTRREENAAEQDRLRTLIHGAQDSSLVAAEARRDALREQLKRVTQAETDYTERLKVLNAAMPGTVDEFSNLRLQLEAERDNLRQQQADSETKLEQAQGRVYELVTIKNNRIKELETLRSSGSAMDSRLIGARSLIAQVAGVREKDLPFVADLMSMRQGEDAWQGAAERVMGGFARTLIVPEELYAQVSSAINATHLGAKVSYTRFSPQLENQRPPSFVQGSLGQKIDVAEGRFHDWIQTQLSKSFDHLCCETMDEFRAARRAVTRQGLVKHNPHDHVKDDRSRVEDKSRWVLWGNLDDKIDELQAAVRAVTEKLGAATRSRDLIKDALHTQRIQLSTIERLLETRDFADIDVAATTAQLGDAQQLVDDLTDGNTELAALKKQLSSAQAARRDIEKTLEELLGTRGGLRTELQRAEAILEKARLQVGEREVPAEVDARLEERCHAIDRSIRADNIDRLSHRLTRVIEDRLAALKDRSSRYDSQLRDAMNRYLLRWPQRQGDLSADTAWEKDFLKELARLESDDLPRFEQRFREMLRDQTHKHLGRLRRLIRDAATKTRNSIQMINDSLAEVEFYPGTHLTIEVREAQPAITRGFVELLDAAMEGIINDADQEESEKRFHKLRAVIDAVTVSDNTSPRERQLRLDTREHVKFLGVEYSADGARGAVYDSAEGLSGGQAQKLSSFCLAAALRYRLTGTGMSASQARNSTVQLDGEIYPRFGTIVLDEAFDRADTEFTRAAMDAFRQFGFHMILATPEKLLQTVQDYIGGVLMVECPDRKRSRTSSLTIEEVADEDA